One part of the Mya arenaria isolate MELC-2E11 chromosome 3, ASM2691426v1 genome encodes these proteins:
- the LOC128226237 gene encoding oocyte zinc finger protein XlCOF6-like, which yields MSFVCRVCGTTLKTAWGLRLHEQRHDGLGKYACCQKSFLTKESLTRHMCSTHGESMQYVCTKCKQVFATQADLTRHRRREDGNLAECKCDIRGLSFTEKNDLKAHMNSHTGEKGYTCKDCGKSYRHRSSLCKHRSLKHSE from the exons atgtcatttgtttgccGTGTTTGCGGGACTACACTGAAAACGGCATGGGGGCTGCGTCTGCATGAGCAGCGACATGACGGCCTAGGAAAGTACGCATGCTGCCAGAAGTCATTCCTCACCAAGGAAAGCTTGACACGACATAT GTGCAGCACTCACGGGGAATCAATGCAGTATGTCTGtacaaaatgcaaacaagtGTTTGCCACACAGGCAGATCTTACACGACATCGGCGAAGAGAAGATGGTAACCTTGCTGAATGTAAATGTGATATCCGCGGGCTttcttttacagaaaaaaatgaccTTAAAGCCCACATGAACAGCCACACGGGCGAGAAGGGCTACACTTGCAAGGACTGTGGGAAAAGCTACCGCCATCGAAGCAGTTTATGTAAACACAGGTCTTTAAAACATTCAGAATAA
- the LOC128228506 gene encoding N-terminal Xaa-Pro-Lys N-methyltransferase 1-like, producing MADGSDSDEPWPDDEQKFYDDGKEYWSSINPSVDGMLGGFEKISPTDINGSKAFLRPFLKVGKGNTNNHRALDCGSGIGRITKRLLLPMFDQVDMVEQCQKFLDSARTFIGQESSRVENLFCCGLQDFTPEEGRYDVIWSQWVLGHLTDEHLVSFFKRCKQGLAPNGVFIVKENVSGSDDTQFDDVDSSFTRSKDSYVRAMMKAGLTIVKEEKQRGFPKDLYSVYMFGLR from the exons ATGGCAGACGGATCTGATAGCGACGAGCCTTGGCCTGATGATGAACAGAAGTTTTACGATGATGGCAAAGAATATTGGTCGTCGATTAATCCATCCGTGGACGGCATGCTTGGTGGATTTGAGAAAATATCTCCAACTGATATCAATGGATCTAAAGCATTCTTACGTCCATTTTTGAAG GTTGGTAAGGGAAACACTAACAACCATAGAGCCCTTGACTGCGGATCAGGTATCGGGCGAATCACAAAACGGCTTCTTCTCCCTATGTTTGACCAAGTGGATATGGTGGAGCAGTGTCAGAAATTTCTAGACTCCGCAAGAACATTCATAGGGCAGGAATCATCTAGAGTTGAGAACCTGTTTTGTTGTGGTTTGCAAGACTTCACTCCAGAAGAGGGACGTTATGATGTCATATGGAGTCAGTGGGTATTGGGACATCTCACAGACGAACATCTTGTGTCATTCTTTAAAAGGTGTAAACAAGGTTTAGCACCAAATGGGGTGTTTATAGTAAAAGAAAATGTGAGTGGTAGCGATGATACTCAGTTTGATGATGTGGACAGTAGTTTTACAAGGTCAAAAGATAGTTATGTAAGAGCAATGATGAAAGCAGGATTAACTATAGTAAAGGAAGAAAAGCAGAGAGGTTTTCCCAAAGATTTGTATTCTGTGTACATGTTTGGGCTTCGCTGA